A genomic stretch from Lathyrus oleraceus cultivar Zhongwan6 chromosome 2, CAAS_Psat_ZW6_1.0, whole genome shotgun sequence includes:
- the LOC127122398 gene encoding uncharacterized protein LOC127122398, which yields MVEDYQTANNVVESNLTNMLLKDLNELLNLHGKKIDDYDLPSLPPNTIDRGAVPSIIQEELAIDIPNEDIESIAMLNNDQMIAFNTIMNVIVQKHSGVFFIDGPGGTGKTFLYRTLMASLRSRGEIVLATASSGIAATLLPDGRTTHSRFKIPIDIQPSSICGIEKQKDLANLIRVAAAIIWDEAPMINKNCLEALDRALQDICSNSAPFGGKVLIMGGGDFRQVLPVVRKGTKAQMISACIVQSHLWNHTKILHLRQNMRSLHDQEFAEFLIRIGDGVEPTKPDDMVRLPLHIAIPWEGEHSIQVLIQHIFPDLELHGWDAPYMVQRAILTPTNDDVQKLNDMIIDQFPGEEHNLLSFDEVEGDNHNLYQQEFLNSIAQGSLPPHILKIKKDASLMLLRNLDPRYGLCNETRLLCRGLFMNMLDVEILTGSNAGKRAFLPRIKIKTSASDGLPFVLSRKQFPVRLSFAITINKSQEQTIPNVGIYLPRHVFSHGQLYVALSRGVSQTTTRVLTREGKLKGEDGDYTKNVVYKQILLSHPQITDFEDKWNTWKDEQSISSIGKLDNKVKRLKIYSIGWSSTVITDKTQLWKMVKREIISQRMERNSGNSETSHNCCSTKSRLKQSISILQFFKSQERIDKGMYEELIRIFIREK from the exons ATGGTAGAGGATTATCAAACAGCTAACAATGTTGTGGAATCAAACTTAACTAATATGTTGTTGAAGGACTTGAATGAACTCTTAAACCTGCACGGTAAAAAGATTGATGATTATGATCTCCCATCTTTACCCCCTAATACAATAGACAGAGGTGCAGTTCCAAGTATCATACAAGAGGAGTTAGCGATCGATATCCCCAATGAAGATATTGAATCTATTGCTATGTTAAATAATGATCAAATGATTGCATTCAACACCATTATGAATGTAATTGTTCAAAAACACAGTGGAGTATTTTTTATTGATGGTCCAGGAGGAACAGGTAAAACATTCCTTTATAGAACATTAATGGCAAGTTTAAGAAGTAGAGGAGAAATTGTCTTAGCAACTGCATCATCTGGTATAGCTGCAACATTGTTACCCGATGGTAGGACTACACACTCTCGATTTAAGATACCTATTGATATTCAACCGAGTTCCATTTGTGGTATTGAAAAGCAAAAGGATCTTGCAAATCTCATTAGAGTTGCTGCCGCAATAATTTGGGATGAAGCACCAATGATAAACAAAAATTGTTTGGAAGCCTTAGATCGAGCATTACAAGACATTTGTAGCAACAGTGCTCCATTTGGTGGAAAAGTTCTGATCATGGGGGGGGGGGATTTTCGTCAAGTCCTTCCTGTTGTAAGAAAAGGTACTAAGGCACAAATGATTTCAGCGTGTATTGTTCAGTCTCATTTATGGAATCATACCAAGATTTTGCATTTGCGTCAAAATATGCGATCATTGCATGATCAAGAGTTTGCAGAATTTCTTATCCGCATTGGTGATGGTGTCGAACCTACCAAACCAGATGACATGGTGAGGTTACCTTTACATATTGCAATCCCATGGGAAGGTGAACATTCCATACAAGTACTTATCCAACATATTTTTCCTGATCTAGAATTGCATGGTTGGGATGCCCCATATATGGTACAAAGAGCTATTTTGACACCAACAAATGATGATGTCCAGAAATTGAATGATATGATTATCGATCAGTTTCCAGGAGAAGAACATAATTTGTTATCGTTTGACGAGGTTGAAGGAGATAATCATAATTTATACCAGCAAGAATTCTTAAACTCAATTGCACAAGGTAGTTTGCCACCTCATATTCTAAAGATAAAAAAGGATGCATCATTGATGTTGTTACGAAATCTAGATCCTAGATATGGATTGTGTAATGAGACCCGGTTATTATGTCGTGGTTTATTTATGAATATGTTGGATGTGGAAATCCTGACAGGAAGCAACGCAGGAAAACGTGCTTTTTTGCctagaattaaaataaaaacatctGCAAGTGATGGACTgccttttgtccttagtagaAAGCAGTTTCCTGTGCGACTAAGTTTTGCAATTACAATAAATAAATCACAAGAACAAACCATTCCAAATGTTGGAATATATCTTCCACGACATGTTTTTAGTCATGGACAGTTATATGTGGCTTTATCCAGGGGTGTTTCACAGACTACAACAAGAGTTTTAACCAGGGAAGGAAAATTGAAAGGAGAAGATGGTGACTACACAAAAAATGTAGTCTACAAACAAATTCTTTTATCGCACCCGCAG ATAACAGACTTTGAAGATAAATGGAACACGTGGAAGGATGAACAAAGTATTTCATCCATCGGCAAACTCGACAATAAG GTCAAACGTTTGAAAATTTACTCCATCGGTTGGAGCTCCACGGTGATAACAGATAAAACACAACTTTGGAAAATGGTGAAAAGAGAAATAATATCTCAAAGGATGGAGAG AAATTCAGGTAATTCAGAAACAAGTCATAATTGTTGTTCTACGAAATCTAGACTAAAACAAAGTATCTCCATTCTCCAG ttttttaaatctcaagagCGCATTGATAAAGGGATGTACGAAGAATTGATTCGAATCTTTATAAG GGAAAAATAA